DNA sequence from the Halobacterium sp. DL1 genome:
GCATGTGCATCAGCGTCGCGGGCACCTTCATCCCGAGCGTGTCGATGTCGAGGTCCGGGAAGATGGTCTCGACGTCCGGGCCGTGGTGGCTCGGGATCGAGATGGGGTCCGGGAGGATGTCGTTGATGGGGCCGCGGTCGGACTGCGAGGGGTCGCCGCCGCGGCGGACGAGCGTCGCCCGCACCTTCTCGACGCCGTAGGCCTCCCGGAGCGGCGCGAGGAGTCGGGAGAGCCCGGTCGTGTTGCAGGAGACGACGCGGACGTGGTCGGCGCCGATTGACTCCTCGAAGTTCGAGCGCGCGTTGAACGAGACGTCCGCCACGTCGGCGTCCTCGCCGCCCTGATAGATGGCGGGCGTGTTCTCGGCCTCGTAGAGCTCGCGGTTCTGCGCGCCGATGCCGGAGGGCGTCGCGTCGACGACGACGTCGCTGTCCGCGACGAGTTCGTCGACGAGGCCCGCGGTCTCGATGCCGGCCTCGTCGAACTGGCCTGCGCGGTCCTCGACGGCGGCGTAGAGGTCGTAGCCGAGCCGTCGGGCCTGCTCGGCTTCAAAGTTCGGGCGGGTCTTGGCGACGCCGACGACCTCCATGTCGGGCTGGGCCCGGACCGCGTCCGCCACGCGCTTGCCGATAGTGCCGTAGCCGTTGATACCGACGCTAATCATGTACTTGGAGATGCGGCGGCGTGGCGGATAATCGTTTCGAGAACGCCGCTTCGAGCCCGCTACAGGACCACCGGCAGCAGGTCCACCAGGACTCCCGGGACGAGGTCGGCCAGGTCGAACCGGATGCCGCGGGCGAGCAGGTCGAGGCGCTCGGTGGTGACGAAGGGGACGAACCGCGGGAAGTGAACGACCGCTGCCGCCACGGCCAGGTCGAACGCGGTGACGCCGAGCGTGACGGGCGTCGCCCACCTGCTGCTCACGGTGACGCCGAAGGGGACGTCGTACTCCTTCGGGTAGGGGTAGAGGAACGCCAGACCGCGGACGTTCCCGATCAGGTCCAGGGTGTAGTGCGTGTAGACGCCGAGCCACACCCAGTGGAGGTTGTCGAGGAACAGCGGAAACGCCGCGACGACGCCGAGCGTCAGGAAGTTGTGCAGCGTCTTGCGGTGCGTGCCGAAGGAGGTGTCCACGTCAGGCAGGAGCACGCCGAGCACGACCGGAATCGTGACGACGACGACCGACACGAGCGTCCCGTAGGTCATGCTCGGGTCGAGGATGATGCCGACGCCGACGCCGAGCAGCACCGCGTTGATGACGTGGTCTCGCTCGTTCATGTGCCACGAACTCCCACCCGGGCGGTTAACTCCCCGTCAGACGCGAACCAGCGGAGCACCGCACCGGGGCCTGCGAGCAATACCAGTAACACCTTTCTTCCGGCGACAGTAGGCCCGGCCATGGCAGACCTGCGAACGGCGGCCGAAACCGCGGTCGAACAGTGTCTCGGCCTCGGCGCCGAGGAGTCCTGCGTGGTAGTCACCGACGACAAGCGCCAGCCCATCGGCGAGGCGCTGTACGAGGTGGCCTGCGAGGTCAGCGAGGACACCGCCATCCTCCGCTACCCGCCGGGCGACCAGCACGGCGAGGAACCACCGGAACCGGTCGCGGCGGCGATGAAGGGCGCGGACGTCTTCCTCGCACCGACGACGAAGAGTCTGAGTCACACGCGCGCTCGCGGCGCGGCCTGCGACGCCGGCGCCCGTGGCGCGACCCTCCCGGGCATCACCGAGGACGTGTTCACGACGGGCCTCGACGCCGACTACGAGACCATCCGCCAGCACTGCGAGGACGTCCTCGCTCAGGTCGAGGGTGCCGACGAGATCCGCGTCACCACGCCCGCCGGCACGGATATCACGTTCGAACCCGGCGACCGCGAGTGGAACGACGACACCGGCATCGTCCACGACGCCGGCGACTTCTCGAACCTCCCCGCGGGCGAGGTGTTCGTCTCCCCCGAGGACGCCAACGGGACCTACGTCGTCGACGGCACGATGCGCCCCCATGGCCTCCTCGACGGCGAGGAACTTCGTTTCGAGGTCGAGGACGGCTTCGTCACGCACATCTCCGACGACGACATCCGCGGGCAGGTCGAGACGGCCAGCGAGGAAGTCGGCCGCGACGCCTACAACCTCGCGGAACTCGGCATCGGCACGAACGTCGCCGTCACGGAACTCGTCGGCAGCGTCCTGCTCGACGAGAAGGCCGCGGGCACCGTCCACATCGCCATCGGCGACGACGCCGGCATCGGCGGCGACACGGACGCGCCGCTCCACCTCGACGGCATTCTCACGAACCCGACCGTCTACGCGGACGGCGAGCCTGTCGAACTGCCGCGAGCGTAGCGAGCGACAGGAGACAGTCTCGGAACTCGCGAGCGGGGAGCACGGCGACCCGCGAGACGGCGAGGAAGTGGAACTTCCGCGAGCGTAACGCTCGACCGACCAACCACCGACGGGAGGACTGAAAGGGGCCGGGCGGTCGGCCATCCCGGACGACGCAAGCACGCGAGCGAAGCGAGCGCGCGCAGCGAGGCCCGGACGGTCGAGCGTCCGGGGGCTTCCTAAGAGAAGTAGTCCACCTCAGCAGCAGCGACGACTGCGACTACGACGAAAAACGGGACTCCGCGCGCTTTTACGTTCGGGACGGTTAGACGCCGGTATGAGCGAGAACGCCGGGGAGCACGTCCCCTTCGAGTGTCCGTCGTGTTCGACGGACCTCGAGACCGTCCACGAAGTTCTGACGACTGGTGGGGGCCACGCCACCGTGCAGTGCACCGACTGCGGACACGTCCACAAGGAACCGCTGACCGAGGACCAGACCGTCGAGCGCGAGGTCGTCGTCTCCCAGGACGGCGAGTCCTTCACCGGGAGCGCGGAGTTCGACCCCGGGGAGACCGTCTACGAGGGCGACGAGTTCATCGTGGAGACCGAGG
Encoded proteins:
- a CDS encoding membrane protein, which translates into the protein MNERDHVINAVLLGVGVGIILDPSMTYGTLVSVVVVTIPVVLGVLLPDVDTSFGTHRKTLHNFLTLGVVAAFPLFLDNLHWVWLGVYTHYTLDLIGNVRGLAFLYPYPKEYDVPFGVTVSSRWATPVTLGVTAFDLAVAAAVVHFPRFVPFVTTERLDLLARGIRFDLADLVPGVLVDLLPVVL
- a CDS encoding aminopeptidase; amino-acid sequence: MADLRTAAETAVEQCLGLGAEESCVVVTDDKRQPIGEALYEVACEVSEDTAILRYPPGDQHGEEPPEPVAAAMKGADVFLAPTTKSLSHTRARGAACDAGARGATLPGITEDVFTTGLDADYETIRQHCEDVLAQVEGADEIRVTTPAGTDITFEPGDREWNDDTGIVHDAGDFSNLPAGEVFVSPEDANGTYVVDGTMRPHGLLDGEELRFEVEDGFVTHISDDDIRGQVETASEEVGRDAYNLAELGIGTNVAVTELVGSVLLDEKAAGTVHIAIGDDAGIGGDTDAPLHLDGILTNPTVYADGEPVELPRA
- a CDS encoding glyceraldehyde-3-phosphate dehydrogenase (catalyzes the formation of 3-phospho-D-glycerol phosphate from D-glyceraldehyde 3-phosphate in glycolysis), whose translation is MISVGINGYGTIGKRVADAVRAQPDMEVVGVAKTRPNFEAEQARRLGYDLYAAVEDRAGQFDEAGIETAGLVDELVADSDVVVDATPSGIGAQNRELYEAENTPAIYQGGEDADVADVSFNARSNFEESIGADHVRVVSCNTTGLSRLLAPLREAYGVEKVRATLVRRGGDPSQSDRGPINDILPDPISIPSHHGPDVETIFPDLDIDTLGMKVPATLMHMHSVNVTLEAEPDADEVRDLLGEQSRIFVVDPDLGIAGSGDLKEYAQDMGRPRGDLWENCLWGESVTTEGSDFYCFQAIHQESDVVPENVDAIRAITDAATAEESVATTNDALGI